From Rana temporaria chromosome 7, aRanTem1.1, whole genome shotgun sequence, the proteins below share one genomic window:
- the USP1 gene encoding ubiquitin carboxyl-terminal hydrolase 1: MPGVTQCESQTVLAKASPTRKNRLSLRFFQKKETKRTLDFAETPQTESQSVEEKEPEVSDQVVPAAQLSPPACCVKKDSLVPFVGFNNLGNTCYLNSILQVLCYCPGFRSGIKHLCDVISKKRVTSKDDTEQVLEKDGVKEDLPASYEVICSLSSLVHSAEHLQLSFLLNPENYETELAAQPRRLLNTLRELNPMYEGYLQHDAQEVLQCILGNIQEACQALKKEMKSLQMQDPAKPQPEKGPIPCETLEKPQNDSSCPETEAETNINGKRKNEHEVGNAKKRTKLSKEPSLEEQRVTRSKRKSDKQDGKVDSSKSANLPTQKKSRLGLHWLKSGKQPSILSKFCNLNRNSNTSPKSPPAEHRAQSIKPELERIENEKPVKDIGDCKQEESKDAEPSQNESTELELVEKLFQGQLVLRTRCLECECFTERREDFQDISVPVQENDPPKVEENSDISPDSRTEIKTLKWAISQFASVERIVGEDKYFCENCHHYTEAERSLLFDKIPEIVTIHLKCFAANSSEFDCYGGLSKVNTPLLTPLQLSLEEWSTKPSPDLYGLFAVVMHSGVTISSGHYTAYVKLDDIHNFELNQIKFPGDHHDMGKTEPLTQDVQTSDETHDGETSCRANTNLPSTSKVNKKGNDAIGLLGGQKSKSDFEQLPTPKTPKTERVSSAVSDGKGLSDANGDLHSDNDQKVQSFSDGLCSSKSAAHFLHILKEYEGKWLLFDDSEVKVTEERDFLTTISPTTQSTSTPYLLFYRRLAK, from the exons ATGCCGGGAGTTACCCAATGTGAAAGTCAAACGGTCCTGGCCAAAGCCAGTCCCACCAGAAAGAATCGCCTATCTCTACGCTTCTtccagaagaaagaaacgaaaaggACCTTGGACTTTGCCGAAACACCGCAAACCGAAAGCCAGAGTGTGGAGGAGAAGGAGCCCGAAGT ctctgATCAAGTAGTTCCTGCTGCACAGTTATCCCCTCCTGCCTGCTGTGTGAAGAAAGATAGCCTGGTTCCATTCGTAGGCTTCAACAACCTTGGCAACACATGTTACCTCAACAGCATTCTTCAG GTTTTATGTTACTGCCCCGGGTTCAGAAGTGGAATTAAGCACTTGTGTGATGTTATTTCGAAGAAGAGGGTGACTTCAAAGGATGACACTGAACAGGTGCTTGAAAAG GACGGTGTGAAGGAAGACTTGCCAGCCAGCTATGAGGTGATCTGCAGTCTAAGCTCCCTGGTTCACTCTGCTGAACACCTTCAGCTTAGTTTTCTTTTGAATCCAGAAAATTATGAGACTGAACTTGCTGCTCAACCGAGAAGACTCCTAAACACATTAAG GGAACTTAATCCCATGTATGAGGGATATCTTCAACATGATGCACAGGAGGTCTTGCAGTGCATATTGGGGAACATACAGGAAGCATGTCAGGCTCTCAAAAAGGAGATGAAAAGCTTACAAATGCAAGACCCAGCCAAACCCCAACCTGAAAAAGGACCCATCCCTTGTGAAACCCTAGAGAAGCCTCAAAATGATTCTTCTTGCCCAGAAACGGAGGCTGAAACCAATATAAATGGGAAGCGAAAGAACGAACATGAAGTTGGTAATGCAAAGAAAAGGACAAAGCTTTCCAAAGAGCCTTCTCTGGAGGAGCAGAGGGTGACCAGATCTAAGAGGAAGTCCGATAAACAAGATGGCAAAGTGGATAGTTCTAAATCTGCTAATCTTCCTACTCAAAAGAAATCCAGATTAGGCCTGCACTGGCTCAAGTCTGGCAAGCAGCCTAGTATTCTATCCAAGTTCTGTAACCTAAATAGAAACTCCAACACATCACCTAAAAGTCCTCCAGCTGAGCACCGTGCCCAAAGTATAAAACCAGAGCTTGAGAGGATAGAGAATGAGAAACCAGTGAAGGATATTGGTGACTGCAAACAAGAGGAAAGCAAAGATGCAGAGCCTTCCCAGAATG AGTCAACCGAGTTGGAACTGGTGGAGAAATTGTTCCAGGGCCAACTGGTGCTGCGGACTCGCTGCCTTGAGTGCGAGTGTTTCACAGAGAGGAGGGAAGATTTCCAGGATATCAGTGTACCTGTGCAAGAAAACGATCCCCCCAAAGTGGAAGAGAACTCGGATA TCTCTCCTGATTCCAGAACGGAAATCAAGACCTTGAAATGGGCCATATCCCAGTTTGCATCAGTGGAGAGAATTGTCGGAGAGGATAAATATTTCTGTGAAAACTGCCATCATTACACAGAAGCGGAGAGAAGCCTTTTGTTTGACAAGATCCCGGAAATAGTAACCATCCATCTGAAATGCTTCGCTGCAAACAGCTCAGA GTTTGACTGCTATGGAGGCCTTTCTAAAGTAAACACGCCTTTGTTAACACCATTACAATTATCGCTGGAGGAGTGGAGTACCAAACCTTCCCCGGACCTCTATGGCCTGTTTGCAGTGGTAATGCACAGTGGAGTGACAATAAGCAGTGGCCACTATACCGCATATGTAAAACTTGATGACATCCATAACTTTGAACTCAACCAGATCAAATTCCCCGGGGACCACCATGACATGGGTAAAACTGAACCTCTAACGCAGGATGTCCAAACATCCGATGAAACCCACGACGGCGAAACTTCATGTCGAGCCAATACGAATTTGCCATCAACTAGTAAAGTAAATAAAAAGGGGAACGATGCCATTGGACTTCTTGGCGGACAAAAAAGTAAATCTGACTTTGAGCAGCTGCCAACACCTAAAACTCCGAAAACCGAGAGAGTGTCCAGCGCTGTATCGGACGGGAAAGGACTGTCTGACGCCAACGGTGATCTCCATTCGGATAACGATCAGAAAGTTCAGTCTTTTTCAGATGGACTCTGCTCAAGTAAATCCGCTGCCCATTTCTTACACATTCTAAAGGAGTATGAAGGCAAATGGCTGCTTTTTGATGACTCTGAAGTGAAGGTCACAGAAGAACGGGACTTTCTCACCACAATTTCCCCCACCACTCAGTCTACATCTACTCCCTATCTACTCTTCTACAGAAGACTAGCCAAGTAG